One Hevea brasiliensis isolate MT/VB/25A 57/8 chromosome 5, ASM3005281v1, whole genome shotgun sequence genomic region harbors:
- the LOC110669115 gene encoding uncharacterized protein LOC110669115, producing the protein MQEIGSERRRQVLEVTGTSAFKKPKVLPPQSSRGPIDCYFSPRPAVLGKNMRQTTIDENSPAKKELRERACVAIARWMYDVGIAFNAVNYDSFGEMIRAIGNYGKEMKPPSLMSVFIKSVDASDESKTAALLASLIKKELMEIGLEKVVQVVTDNASNNVVAGRILEANFSHLYWTPCAAHCIDLMLEDIFKIRVFKETFRKAVELTGFTYGSSGKANIRKMFTSESWTTSKWAKEVKGKKCERTVLSPAFWNHVVYALKVSGPLVRVLQLVDNGKKPAMRYIYEAMDRAKEAIANSLNGNEEKYKSIFEIIDARWSLQLHRPLHAAGYFLNPEFFYPNKMRIEIDEEVNTGLLSCIHKMEKNSAKVDMILDEIEKYKAAARTFGFPSAIRGRTTKSPAAWWKRYGSSTPNLQKFAVKVLSLTCSASGCERNWSVFEHLHSKKRNRLFQERLDNLVYVKYNKALLRRHTFGDITTPIDLANIDENNEWLLGELEKRDGDDDDDDSLVFMNDVLTWGDVGRAAGVSKSRYELRSAARSTPPVETPSFRRPRAMRGASSSQVDDDEEEEEFVMAVVENEDDFGNLDDE; encoded by the exons ATGCAAGAAATTGGCAGTGAAAGAAGAAGGCAAGTACTGGAAGTTACAGGTACTAGTGCTTTTAAAAAACCAAAAGTTTTACCACCACAAAGTAGTAGAGGGCCTATTGACTGTTATTTTTCCCCTAGACCTGCTGTTTTGGGAAAAAATATGAGGCAAACTACCATTGATGAAAATAGTCCAGCTAAAAAGGAGTTAAGGGAGCGTGCTTGTGTTGCCATAGCACGATGGATGTATGATGTGGGAATAGCTTTTAATGCTGTGAATTATGATAGCTTTGGGGAAATGATTCGAGcaattggaaattatgggaaagaAATGAAACCTCCAAGTTTAATGAG TGTATTTATTAAATCAGTTGATGCAAGTGATGAATCAAAAACAGCGGCATTGTTGGCTAGTTTGATTAAGAAAGAATTGATGGAAATTGGTCTTGAAAAAGTAGTTCAAGTTGTTACAGATAATGCATCAAATAATGTTGTAGcag GGAGAATATTAGAAGCAAATTTTTCTCATCTATACTGGACTCCATGTGCAGCTCATTGTATAGATTTGATGTTGGAGGATATCTTTAAGATCCGTGTTTTCAAAGAAACATTTCGCAAAGCTGTTGAGCTTACTGGTTTCACATATGGCTCTTCAGGA AAAGCCAACATTAGAAAAATGTTTACTTCGGAAAGTTGGACAACTAGTAAATGGGCTAAAGAGGTGAAAGGCAAAAAGTGTGAAAGGACGGTTTTGAGTCCTGCCTTCTGGAATCATGTTGTTTATGCTCTTAAGGTTTCCGGTCCTCTTGTTCGTGTGCTTCAACTTGTTGATAATGGAAAAAAACCAGCTATGAGATATATTTATGAAGCCATGGATAGGGCTAAAGAAGCCATTGCCAACTCACTCAATGGCAATGAAGAGAAATACAAGAGCATTTTTGAGATTATTGATGCGAGATGGTCACTTCAATTGCATCGTCCTTTGCATGCTGCTGGATACTTTTTGAATCCTGAATTTTTTTATCCAAATAagatgagaattgaaattgatgaAGAGGTCAATACAGGATTGCTTTCATGCATtcataaaatggaaaaaaattcaGCAAAAGTTGATATGATTCttgatgaaattgagaaataCAAGGCAGCTGCAAGGACCTTTGGTTTTCCTTCAGCTATTAGAGGAAGAACAACCAAATCTCCAg CTGCTTGGTGGAAAAGATATGGTTCTTCAACTCCAAACCTACAAAAGTTTGCGGTAAAGGTTCTGAGTCTCACATGTAGTGCAAGTGGTTGCGAAAGAAATTGGAGTGTATTTGAGCAt CTTCATAGTAAGAAAAGAAATCGGCTATTTCAAGAACGTTTAGACAATTTGGTATATGTGAAGTACAATAAAGCGTTGCTACGCCGACACACTTTTGGGGATATCACAACACCTATTGATTTGGCAAATATTGATGAGAACAATGAATGGTTGCTTGGTGAATTAGAAAAACGTGAtggggatgatgatgatgatgattctcTAGTTTTCATGAATGACGTATTGACCTGGGGTGATGTTGGTAGAGCAGCTGGAGTTTCTAAATCTCGTTATGAATTGAGATCGGCTGCAAGATCAACACCACCAGTTGAAACTCCATCATTTCGAAGGCCTCGTGCAATGAGAGGTGCATCCTCTTCGCaagttgatgatgatgaagaggagGAAGAATTTGTGATGGCCGTTGTTGAAAATGAAGATGATTTTGGAAATCTTGATGATGAGTAG